Proteins encoded together in one Impatiens glandulifera chromosome 1, dImpGla2.1, whole genome shotgun sequence window:
- the LOC124940775 gene encoding WAT1-related protein At2g39510-like: MKKMKEVDSQTSQVVIHETIEEDTQNNQAKIDVTKAIAEDTIDEVEGSKDKNHETDLEIQVENNKMKSPKILENNSFYQIKTALVPWAGVILIQVLSATNSLITKAALNKGMQFAVFALYRNIIASAFLIPFLYFKRNSLPRMSRNVMCKIVILTILEPVMDQNILYAGSKMTPASFSTCLSGVTPSLIFLLAWSLGMEKVNFKERRSQAKLLGTVIATGGAILICLYNGPAIAVSSKSQTSTTHERFTENWIEGPVFVIIANVSYVVYCVTMGSVLVEYPSPLAIISIISFLGAIMNVGVALGLEFKHPASWIIGWNVIFLAYVYAGIIVSGLMAYIISALTQMKGPVFVASFSPTSMVLVMVIGFIALGESIHVGSLIGTFFIVLGLFTLLWGKSGIQPPQYEEEPRREEQEMESEKQVCSKDNEPIAVQNSEESAVGK, translated from the exons atgaagaagatgaaagaagttgattctcaaacaagtcaagTTGTAATACATGAAACCATAGAGGAGGATACTCAGAATAATCAAGCTAAAATAGATGTTACCAAGGCTATTGCAGAGGATACCATAGATGAAGTTGAAGGAAGTAAAGACAAGAATCATGAGACTGatctagaaattcaagttgagaacaacaagatGAAGAGCCCGAAAATCCTAGAAAATAATTCAttctatcaaatcaaaacgg CTCTGGTACCATGGGCTGGAGTGATTCTTATTCAAGTTTTATCTGCAACAAATTCATTAATTACCAAAGCTGCATTGAATAAAGGGATGCAATTTGCTGTTTTTGCcctttatagaaatataatagCTTCTGCATTCTTGATCCCTTTTCTATATTTCAAAag AAATTCACTACCTAGAATGAGTAGGAATGTGATGTGCAAAATTGTAATCCTAACCATTCTCGA GCCTGTAATGGATCAAAATATCCTTTATGCCGGTTCAAAGATGACACCAGCTAGTTTCTCAACATGTCTTTCTGGTGTCACTCCATCACTCATATTTCTTTTAGCATGGAGCTTGGg aATGGAGAAAGTGAATTTCAAAGAGAGGCGTAGTCAGGCAAAGTTATTAGGAACAGTGATTGCAACTGGTGGTGCTATTCTCATTTGCCTTTATAATGGACCAGCCATTGCTGTCTCTTCCAAATCTCAAACATCAACTACCCATGAAAGATTTACAGAGAATTGGATTGAAGGTCCCGTGTTTGTCATCATCGCGAATGTTTCATATGTTGTTTATTGTGTTACCATG GGTAGTGTTCTTGTGGAGTATCCATCTCCTCTAGCAATAATATCGATAATATCGTTCTTAGGAGCAATTATGAATGTTGGAGTTGCTTTAGGGTTGGAGTTCAAGCATCCCGCTTCTTGGATTATCGGGTGGAATGTCATATTTTTGGCATATGTATACGCA GGAATAATTGTTTCAGGACTGATGGCATACATTATAAGTGCATTGACACAAATGAAAGGTCCAGTTTTTGTGGCGTCCTTTAGCCCAACATCAATGGTCCTTGTTATGGTTATTGGTTTCATCGCACTAGGAGAGAGCATTCACGTCGGAag tttaataggCACATTCTTCATTGTTTTGGGTTTGTTCACTCTCCTTTGGGGGAAAAGTGGAATTCAACCGCCACAATATGAAGAGGAACCGCGACGTGAAGAGCAAGAAATGGAAAGT GAAAAACAGGTATGCAGCAAAGATAATGAGCCAATTGCTGTTCAAAATTCTGAAGAAAGTGCTGTAGGAAAATag